CGTTGCGGTAGCCGTTCTTCTCCCCCAGCTTCACGACGTCGTCCCACGCCTTGGTGGCCAGCCGCTGCACGTCCTTGTCCATGGTGTGCATGGTGCGGATCGCGTCGTTGGCCGCAGCGTGCTTGCGCATGACCCGCTGGTGGGCGTCGGCGTTGCGGGCGTAGCCCTCGTACGCGCCGACGACCGCAGCCATCTCGGCCGAGCGCTTGTAGGCGGTGCCGGTCATGAGCGAGGTGATGGACGCCGCCAGCGCGCGGCCGCCGTCGCTGTCGTACGCCAGGCCCGAGGCCATGAGCAGCGCACCCAGGTTGGCGTAGCCGATGCCCAGCTGGCGGTACTTGCGGGTGGTGTCACCGATCGGCTCGGTCGGGAAGTCCGCGAAGCAGATCGAGATGTCCATCGCGGTGATGACCAGCTCGACGACCTTGGCGAACGTCGCACCGTCGAACGATCCGTCGTCCTGCAGGAACTTCAACAGGTTCAGGCTCGCGAGGTTGCACGAGGAGTTGTCGAGGCTCATGTACTCCGAGCACGGGTTGGACGCGGTGATCCGGCCCGTCTCGGGGTTGGTGTGCCAGTCGTTGATGGTGTCGTCGTACTGCAGACCTGGGTCGGCGCACGCCCACGCGGCCTGGGCGATCTTGCCGAACAGCTCGGCGGCGTCGACCTCCTCGATGACCTCGCCGGTGGTGCGGGCCTTGAGCCCGAACTTCCCCTTGGCCTCGACGGCGCGCATGAACTCGTCGCTGACGCGCACCGAGTTGTTGGCGTTCTGGTACTGCACGCTCGTGATGTCGTGGCCGCCGAGGTCCATGTCGAAGCCGGCGTCGCGCAGGACGCGGATCTTGTCCTCCTCGCGCGCCTTGGTCTCGACGAACTCCTCGATGTCCGGGTGGTCGACGTCGAGCACGACCATCTTCGCCGCGCGCCGCGTGGCGCCACCGGACTTGATGGTGCCGGCGCTGGCGTCAGCGCCGCGCATGAACGAGACGGGGCCGGACGCCGTGCCGCCGGACGAGCGGAGCAGCTCCTTGCTGGAGCGGATGCGCGAGAGGTTGAGGCCCGCGCCGGAGCCGCCCTTGAAGATCAACCCCTCCTCGCGGTACCAGTTCAGGATCGAGTCCATCGAGTCGTCGACGGACAGGATGAAGCAGGCGCTGACCTGCTGCGGCGAGCTGGTGCCGACGTTGAACCACACGGGCGAGTTGAAGCTGAAGACCTGGTGCAGCAGGGCCCAGGTGAGCTCGTGCTCGAAGACCTCGGCGTCCTCGTCGGCGCTGAAGTAGCCGTGCTCCTTGCCCGCCTTGACGTAGGTGAGCACCACGCGGTCGATCAGCTGGCGCAGGCTCTGCTCGCGCTGCTCGGTGCCGACGGCGCCACGGAAGTACTTGGTCGTGACGATGGTCGAGGCGTTGACCGACCAGAAGTCGGGGAACTCCACACCGCGCTGCTCGAAGATCGTCTCGCCGGTCTTCCAGTTCTGCTGGACGACGTCGCGTCGCTCCCACGTCACCTCGTCGTACGGGTGCACGCCAGGGGTCGTGAAGATGCGCTCGACGCGCACACCCTTGCCGCTCTTGCCCGGACGGCGCGCGCCTGCGCGTGCACCGCTCGTGGTCTCTGTCATCTCGTCGTCCCCTCGCCTTAAGTGGTTCAACGCACCCGTCGTCGGCCGTATTGCCTGCGGTGCTGCTGCTGTGACTGCTGTGACTGCTGTGACTGTCGTGACTCGTGTGGTGCTGTTCGGGGCGAGTCCCCCCGAGGAAGTCAGTGGTGACCGCTGGTGGCGTCGGCTTCCCCTCCGCCGCCACCAGCGGTGACTAGGGAGCGCCGCCGGCGTCGTGAGCGGCCGGCTCCACGCCGGTCGGCTCGCGCTCGGCGCGCAGCAGGGTGATCGCGGCTTCGAAGTCCTCGAGCGACTCGAAGGCCTGGTAGACGCTCGCGAAGCGCAGGTAGGCGACCTCGTCGAGCTCGCGCAGCGGCCCGAGGATGGCCAGACCGACCTCGTGCGCCTCGATCTCCGCGCAGCCGGTGGCCCGGACCGACTCCTCGACTCGCTGGGCGATCAGGGCCAGGTCGTCCTCGCCGACGGGGCGGCCCTGGCAGGCCTTGCGGACGCCGGACAGCACCTTCGCGCGGCTGAAGGGCTCGGTGACGCCGGAGCGCTTCACTACCGACAGGCTCGCCGTCTCGACGGTCGTGAACCGTCGCCCGCAGTCGGGGCACTGGCGCCGGCGACGGATGGAGGCGCCGTCGTCCGTGGCGCGAGAGTCGACGACGCGCGAGTCGGTGTGCCGACAGAACGGACAGTGCACCTCGCCCCTCCCTTCACGCGTTGCACCGACGGCCCTCGAAGACCTCCGAGAGGTGATCCCGCCGCTCCGTGTGGATGGAGCTGTGGACTGCCTGGGGAGAACCTGTGGGTTGACGACCACAATCTGTGGACGAGTCACATCGGTGTAACTACTAGATGTTGGGGTGAACGCTAGGCCGTGACCGACCGACTACGCAAGCAGGTTGGGCGTGTTGCGCGGCGTGTCGGCCGAACAATCCACGTCGCCGTGCTCAGTGACCCAGATCACGGACGTGAGCCAGGCGGTCGCGGGCCGGCTCAGCGCGCCGGCTCAGCGCGCCGGGACGGCGATGCGGTCGCCAGCGCGGACCCCAGAGGTGTCGCGGGCGTTGAGCTCGAGAATGCGAGCGACGGTGTCGCGACGGTCCTCGCTCGGCGCCACCTCTCCCGCGATCGACCACAGCGTGTCGCCCGGAGCGACGGTGACGTAACGGACCGGGACGCGCTGGGCGTCGGTGCCCGCTCCCGCGACGCCGCCGGCGAACAGCGACACCGCGACGCCCGCGGTGGCGAGCAGCCCGGTGACAACCAGGCGCCCCCGCCGGGTGAGTCGCAGCGGCGCGCCCTGGCGACGGGCACGGCCAGCGCGGGTGTCGGGAACAGCCACCACCGCGGTGCGCGCAGGGCGACGACGCGGGTTGCTGACGGGGGCAGAGAAGGTGATCGCGGTCATGGGGGCCTCCGGGGGAAGAGGATCGAACGTCTGTTCGATCGAACGCCTGTACGAGTTCTAGCACCCAGTGCCGACACCTGTCGAGTCGGAATCGAACGGACGTTCGAAGTGGGCTGTTCCTCGTGCTCAACCCCATGCCACCAGAGACCACCGACAGTCCGGGCCCGGCTCACGCGCGGGCGACACGTTCGAACAGGTGTTTGAACACCGGGGCCTGCTGGCCCTAGGGTCAGGGGACGAACGGGCCGCGGGCGCCCGGATGCGACCTGGAGGGGCGATGGCCAAGGCGGGACGACCGGCCGACGTGCACGAGCTGCCGGAGCGCGACACCGGTGACGGCCTCACCGCCCGCCAGCGGCGGGTGCTCGAGACGATCCGCGACAGCGTCGAGCGCCGCGGGTACCCCCCGAGCATGCGCGAGATCGGGGAGGCGGCTGGCCTGGCCAGCCCGAGCAGCGTGTCGCACCAGCTCGCCGCGCTCGAGCGCAAGGGATACCTGCGGCGTGACCCACACCGGCCTCGGGCCATCGAGGTCATGTCGCCCGACGCGCCGCCGGTGACGACGAGCGCGCCCCAGGCCGTGCCGGACGCTCAGGACGTCGACGTCACGGGGTCAGGCGACGAGCGACCCACCCCGTCGTACGTGCCGGTGGTGGGCCGGATCGCGGCCGGTGGCCCGATCCTCGCCGAGGAGGCGGTGGAGGAGGTCTTCCCGCTCCCCCGTCAGCTCGTCGGCGAGGGGCAGCTGTTCCTGCTGAAGGTCGTCGGGGACTCCATGGTCGACGCCGCGATCTGCGACGGCGACTGGGTGGTCGTGCGCCAGCAGCCGACGGCAGACAACGGTGACATCGTGGCGGCCCTGCTCGACGGCGAAGCCACGGTCAAGACGTTCAAGCGGCGTGACGGGCACGTCTGGCTCATGCCGCACAACCCCGCCTACGAGCCGATTCCCGGCGACGAGGCGACAGTGCTCGGGCGGGTGCAGGCGGTGCTGCGTCGCGTCTAGGCCTCGCTGAACTCGGTGGCCGCTCGCTGCTGCACCGCTCGCTCCTGCACCAGCACCCGCTGGATGCCGTGCCGCTGCATGGCTTCCAGCACCACAGGCGACGGTGCCACCACCGTGACGCTCGCCGGCTGCGCCGCGCGGCGCAGCTCGAGCAGCAGCCACACGCCGGCCAGCTCGAAGCCGGTGACGTTCTGTGCGAGCACGCGCACGGGCAGACCCGTGGTGTCGGCTCGGTTCGTGACGAGATCGTCGACGAGCTCGCGGATCTCCGGCTGCAGCCGTGAGTCGATGCAGCCGTGCAGCACGACCAGCACGTGGGCGTCCGTGTCGACGAGCAGGGACACCGATCCGGCGTGCGTCGCCGGTGGGACCAGCGGGGCGCTCAGATGAGTCGCTCGAGGCATGAGTCAGGGCCTTCCAGTCGCGGCCCCCGAGGGCTGCCCACGGGTCGCCGTCCCCTGACAGGGTCGGTGCCGTGGTGGCAGGCCCGCCGCGTCTCTGGACGAGTCACCACGAACCGTAGCAAGCCGAGCAGCGTTCTCCAAGATCGTGAATCACTTCAGGGCGTGCGCCCGGCCACGCGCCGGCGCCCGAGCAGCGTGCGGTGGGCCGAACCGCGCAACGCCGCGGCGGCGACGCGCGGGTCCGCGACCTGCTCGTGAGGAGGGCGCACCGGCGCGTCGATCCGCACCAGCGCGGGCGCGTGCTTGCGCACCGCGTGGTCGGCCACGAGGTAGCCGTGCCGCTCGAGCACCTGCTGCTCACCGGGTGAGAACGCGTCGAGGTCGGTGCGCACGCGGGCGATGAGCTCCACGACCTCGAACGGGTAGCCAACGGCGTCGACCAGGCCGTCGAGGTCGGCGACGACGTCGTCGATCCCCCACGTGCAGCCGGCCAGGACGTCGCGGGCGTACGCGGCGTGCAGCCAGCGCAGTCGGGTGTTGCTGCCCGAGCGCCCGAGGATCTCGAGCGAGCGCGCGAGCCGGCCCACCACGGTGCGTTGGGTCGTGGCGCGGAACACTCCACCGCCGTCGCTGACGAGGACGTCGTGGTGCGACTTCCAGACCGGCTCCAACCCGAGGTTGTCGTAGACGCCGCCGTCGACGAGCTGCAGCCGACGCAGCAAGCGGCGATGCTGCTCGGCTGTCTCGAGCTCGCGGTAGCCACCGGACAACCGCTGCGTGAGCTCGCGGGCCACCCGGCGAGGCGCGAAGAACGGCGGCTCCGCGCAGGACGTCGCGCACGCGTCGCCGAGCCGCCACCGCGAGCTGGGCGCGGCGTAGCCGGCGCGGTACGAGCCGACGCGAGCGGGCGCGTCACCCCAGGCCGTCTGCTCGATCCAGTCGACCCCGAACACCAGGTCCGTGGCGCTGACGACGACCCGCGGGCCGGCCCGTCGAGGCGCGGCGAGCGGCTGGTCGAACGGCGTCTGCTGCGCGAGCTGACGCGCGAGCTCCTCGACGGCGGCGTCCGGATCGAACCACCGCCACGGCAGCAGGCGGGACAGCAGCGCCGGTGTGCGGATGTTGCGCGCGGTCAGCGCACGCAGGCCCGCGGCGACGTGCTCATCGAAACCACCGACCCGACCGTCGTCGCGGTTCCAGTCCAGTGCCGGGTGCGCCAGCATCGCCGCAGCCAGCGAGCCGCCCGACACGCCGCTCACCGTGCGCACGTGCGCCAGAACGCCCAGCTCGTCGAGACGGCGCAACGCCCCCAGGTGCACCAGGGCCGCGCGGTACCCACCGCCAGACAGGCACAGGCCGGTGCCGGTGCGGGCGCGCGGGGTCGCCGTGGCCTCGCGGAAGCTTGAGTCGCGCACCACCGGCAGCGCGTCGTCCGGCGACGCGGCGGTGAGCAGGTCGGACGGGTCACGCACTTCGGTCATGAGCTCACCGTGCCAGCCACCACCGTCAGCACGGCCGATCCGCAGGCGCGTCGGTACGGTGAGCCCGTGTCCGACCCGCGCACCGCCGTCCTGCACCTGTGGTACGTCCCGGCGCGGCGGGTCCCGGGAGCGCTGTTGCGCATGGCGACCACCCCGGCACGGCTGCGCCGCACGCCCCACCTGCGCTTCACCAAGGCGCTGGGCACGGGCAGCGGGCGGACCTTCACCGTGCGCGACGCCGACCCGCACCACTGGGCGCTGCTCACGGTCTGGGACGACGACCACGCCGCCGCCGCGTTCGCGGCCGCTGAGGCCGACCACCCGGCTCTGCGCTCCTGGCACCAGATCGCCGACGAGGAGCTGGTCGTGCGGCTGCGGCCGATCGCCTCGCGCGGCGAGTGGTCGCGACAGCGGCCCTTCGGTGACCCGACCCCGCAGAAGGTCACCGGGCCGGTCGCGAGCATCACCCGGGCCCGGATCACCGCACGCAAGGCGGTGACCTTCTGGCGCGCCGTGCCGCCGGTGTCTCACGACCTGCACCAGGTCGAGGGACTGCGCCTCGCACTCGGCATCGGCGAGGCCCCCGTGGGGCTGCAGGGCACCTTCTCGCTGTGGGACGACGCCGAGGCGCTGATGCGCTTCGCCCACCGCAGGGAACCGCACGTCGACGCGATCCGTCGAACCGCGCTGGAGGGCTGGTACGCCGAGGAGCTGTTCGCCCGCTTCGCGGTGCTCGACGTGCGCGGCACCTACCGCGGGCGCCCGCTCGACCAGCCCACCGGTTAGGCGCCGCACCCGCCCACCGACCACTGGGAGACGTCATGGGAGCCGAGCTGCTGCCGTGGGTGCTGACCTCCGGCTGGGCCAGCGGCATCAACGCCTACGCCGTCGTGCTGCTGATGGGCGCCTTCGGCCGCCTCGGCGTCGACGCCGTTCCCTCGGCGCTGCAACGCACCGACGTGATCGTGGTGGCGGCCGTGCTGTTCGTCGTCGAGCTGGTGGCCGACAAGGTGCCGTACGTCGACTCGGCCTGGGACGCCGTGCACACCGTGGTGCGTCCGGTGGTGGGTGCGGCGATCGCCGCGCTGCTGGCAGGCGACGCAGGGAGCCTGGAGCAGGCCGTCATGGCCGCGACCGGCGGTGGGTCCGCCCTCGCGAGCCACCTGGTCAAGGCCGGCCTGCGCGCTGCGGTCAACACCTCCCCCGAGCCGGCCAGCAACGTCGTGGTGAGCACCGGAGAGGACCTCACGGTGGCGGGTGTCGTCTCGTTGGCGGTGCTCAACCCGTGGGTCTCAGCCGTGCTGGCGATGACCCTGCTCGTCGTCGGCGCGGTGCTCGTGACGTTGCTCTGGCGGCGGATCCGGCGAGCACGGCGGCGCTGGCGGGGCTGGCGCCGTCGGCGGTGGGGCGACGCGCCGCGGACGCCCGCCACCTAGACTCCGGCAGCGTGACCGTCCGAGAGCGCACGCGAGCCCCCCGAGCCAGCCACGGCAGGCGGCGCGCCGGGCTGCACGCCGGGTCGGTGGCCCTGGCTGTCGCGACCGTGCTGGCGCAGATCGCCTACCCGCTCACCGAGGGCGAGCCGCTGCGCCTGCTCACCATCGCCACCGTGCTGCTCTTCGCAGCCGCCTCGGTGCTGCACGCCGTGGCGTCTCGCGGGCCTCGCTGGGGCCTCGGGCTGCTCGTCGTGGCCGGCGGCATCGGGTTGGCCGCCGAGTCGGTGGGAGTGCGCACGGGCCTGCCGTTCGGCGACTACTCCTACGCCGACACGCTCGGGCCGAAGCTGCTGGACGTCCCGGTGATCGTGCCGCTGGCCTGGGTGATGATGGCCTACCCGAGCCTGCTGCTGGGGCGCCGGCTCTCCCGTGCGGCGGCCCGGCGCGGCCGAACCCGCACGCCGTCCGGGTCGGTCACGGTGGCGACCGGTGCCCTCTGCCTGGCTGCCTGGGACCTGTTCCTCGACCCCCAGATGGTGGCGGCCGGCCACTGGGCCTGGCACGACCCGCACCCCGCGCTGCCGGGCGTCCCCGGCGTCCCGGTGAGCAACTACCTGGGCTGGCTGCTCGTCGCCTTCGTCATGGTCGCGGCACTGCACGTGCTGCTGCCCGCCCGTCCGCGAGCCTCGGAGGACGTGCCCGGAGCGCTGCTGGCCTGGACGTGGGCGGGCTCGGTGCTCGGCAACGCGGTGTTCTTCGACCGCCCGGCCGTCGCGGTCTGGGGTGGGGCGGCCATGGGCGTCGTCGTCGTGCCGTACCTCTACAGCTGGTGGGACGGCCGCCCGTGACCCCACCGGCCGCCGGCCCGCTGCACCGGGCCGCCCGCCGGCTGACCTGGGTGAGCTCGGCGGCGGCGGTGGCGCTCACCGCCCACTCGGTCTGGAACGCCCGCCAGCTGCGCCGGCCGCCGCGTCCCGCCGGCGCCCCGGCCGAGTGGGTCTCGGTGCTGCTGCCGGTGCGTGACGAGGCCCACCGCCTCGAACCCACGCTGCGGGCCCTGATGCGGGCGCTCGACGCCTGTGAGCACCGCGCCGAGCTCGTCGTGCTCGACGACGAGTCGACGGACGGCACCGCCGAGCTGGTCCGCGAGGTCTGCGGGCACGACGTGCGGGTGCGCCTGGTGACCGGCGAACCGACGCCCAAGGGGTGGCTCGGCAAGCCCTGGGCGTGCGCGCAGCTCGCGGCCCAGGCCAGTTCGCTCAGCTCCGTGCTCGTCTTCGTCGACGCCGACGTCGTCGTCGCGCCGGACGCGATCTGCGCCACGGTGGCGCAGCTGCGCGAGGCCGACCTCGACCTCGTGTGCCCCTACCCCCGGCAGGAGGCCCGCGGATGGGGTGAGCGGCTCGTGCAGCCGCTGCTGCAGTGGTCGTGGCTGACGACGCTCCCCCTGCGGCTGGCCGAGCGGTCGCCGCGCCCGTCGCTGGTGGCGGCGAACGGTCAGCTGCTGGGCGTCGACCGGGCCACCTACGACCGGGCCGGTGGCCACGCCGCGGTGCGGGCCGACGTCCTCGACGACGTCGCGCTGCTGCGTGCCGTCAAGGCCGCGGGCGGCCGCGGAGGCGTCACCGACGGCACGCAGCTGGCCACCTGCCGCATGTACGACGGGTGGAACCAGGTGGAGGCGGGCTACACCAAGTCACTCTGGCGCGCGTTCGGCTCGCCCGCGGGTGGGGTCGCCGTGGCGAGCGGCCTGGCCGCCGTCTACGTGTGGCCGGCGATCGCCGCGCTGGCCGGGTCGCCGGTCGGTGCGCTCGGCTACGCCGCCGGCGTCGCGGGGCGCGTCGTCACCGGACGCCGCACGGGCGCACGGGTGTGGCCGGACGCCCTGGCTCACCCGGCGTCGGTGGCGTTGTTCGGCTGGCTCACGGCCCGCTCGGTGCGGCTGCACCGCCGCGCGGCGTTGCGATGGAAGGGCCGCCCCCTGCCCTGACGTCCAGGACCCTGGCTAGGGTCTGCCTCGTGGCACGCATCGTGGTGGTCGGCGCCGGAATGGGTGGCCTCGCGGTGGCCGCCCGGCTGCGCGCGCAGGGCCACGAGGTCACGGTGTGCGAGCAGTCTGACGTCGTGGGCGGCAA
This window of the Angustibacter sp. Root456 genome carries:
- a CDS encoding vitamin B12-dependent ribonucleotide reductase, with amino-acid sequence MTETTSGARAGARRPGKSGKGVRVERIFTTPGVHPYDEVTWERRDVVQQNWKTGETIFEQRGVEFPDFWSVNASTIVTTKYFRGAVGTEQREQSLRQLIDRVVLTYVKAGKEHGYFSADEDAEVFEHELTWALLHQVFSFNSPVWFNVGTSSPQQVSACFILSVDDSMDSILNWYREEGLIFKGGSGAGLNLSRIRSSKELLRSSGGTASGPVSFMRGADASAGTIKSGGATRRAAKMVVLDVDHPDIEEFVETKAREEDKIRVLRDAGFDMDLGGHDITSVQYQNANNSVRVSDEFMRAVEAKGKFGLKARTTGEVIEEVDAAELFGKIAQAAWACADPGLQYDDTINDWHTNPETGRITASNPCSEYMSLDNSSCNLASLNLLKFLQDDGSFDGATFAKVVELVITAMDISICFADFPTEPIGDTTRKYRQLGIGYANLGALLMASGLAYDSDGGRALAASITSLMTGTAYKRSAEMAAVVGAYEGYARNADAHQRVMRKHAAANDAIRTMHTMDKDVQRLATKAWDDVVKLGEKNGYRNAQASVLAPTGTIGFMMDCDTTGIEPDFSLVKFKKLVGGGSMQIVNLTIPRALRKIGYTEETVEAIVEYIAEHGHVIDAPGLKPEHYEVFDCAMGARAIAPMGHVRMMAAVQPFLSGAISKTVNLPQTATVEEIEDVYLQGWKLGLKALAVYRDNCKVGQPLSDAKAKGADKAHDGSAEATVEKVVEYRPVRKRLPKRRPSQTISFAVGGAEGYLTAGSYPDDGLGELFLKFGKQGSTLAGVMDAFSIAVSIGLQYGVPLETFVEKFTNLRFEPAGLTDDPDIRMAQSIMDYVFRRLALDYLDFDTRSFMGIHTAEERARELETGSYAPVDDAGSADDEEAENEIEALSQSVSMKPTTKPAEVSDKTGSGAAAAKAVDSGVHSSAELLEKFQGKAADAPMCMTCGTKMRPAGSCYVCEGCGSTSGCS
- the nrdR gene encoding transcriptional regulator NrdR, which encodes MHCPFCRHTDSRVVDSRATDDGASIRRRRQCPDCGRRFTTVETASLSVVKRSGVTEPFSRAKVLSGVRKACQGRPVGEDDLALIAQRVEESVRATGCAEIEAHEVGLAILGPLRELDEVAYLRFASVYQAFESLEDFEAAITLLRAEREPTGVEPAAHDAGGAP
- a CDS encoding LysM peptidoglycan-binding domain-containing protein is translated as MTAITFSAPVSNPRRRPARTAVVAVPDTRAGRARRQGAPLRLTRRGRLVVTGLLATAGVAVSLFAGGVAGAGTDAQRVPVRYVTVAPGDTLWSIAGEVAPSEDRRDTVARILELNARDTSGVRAGDRIAVPAR
- the lexA gene encoding transcriptional repressor LexA, producing MRPGGAMAKAGRPADVHELPERDTGDGLTARQRRVLETIRDSVERRGYPPSMREIGEAAGLASPSSVSHQLAALERKGYLRRDPHRPRAIEVMSPDAPPVTTSAPQAVPDAQDVDVTGSGDERPTPSYVPVVGRIAAGGPILAEEAVEEVFPLPRQLVGEGQLFLLKVVGDSMVDAAICDGDWVVVRQQPTADNGDIVAALLDGEATVKTFKRRDGHVWLMPHNPAYEPIPGDEATVLGRVQAVLRRV
- a CDS encoding STAS domain-containing protein produces the protein MSLLVDTDAHVLVVLHGCIDSRLQPEIRELVDDLVTNRADTTGLPVRVLAQNVTGFELAGVWLLLELRRAAQPASVTVVAPSPVVLEAMQRHGIQRVLVQERAVQQRAATEFSEA
- a CDS encoding patatin-like phospholipase family protein encodes the protein MTEVRDPSDLLTAASPDDALPVVRDSSFREATATPRARTGTGLCLSGGGYRAALVHLGALRRLDELGVLAHVRTVSGVSGGSLAAAMLAHPALDWNRDDGRVGGFDEHVAAGLRALTARNIRTPALLSRLLPWRWFDPDAAVEELARQLAQQTPFDQPLAAPRRAGPRVVVSATDLVFGVDWIEQTAWGDAPARVGSYRAGYAAPSSRWRLGDACATSCAEPPFFAPRRVARELTQRLSGGYRELETAEQHRRLLRRLQLVDGGVYDNLGLEPVWKSHHDVLVSDGGGVFRATTQRTVVGRLARSLEILGRSGSNTRLRWLHAAYARDVLAGCTWGIDDVVADLDGLVDAVGYPFEVVELIARVRTDLDAFSPGEQQVLERHGYLVADHAVRKHAPALVRIDAPVRPPHEQVADPRVAAAALRGSAHRTLLGRRRVAGRTP
- a CDS encoding DUF4126 domain-containing protein — protein: MGAELLPWVLTSGWASGINAYAVVLLMGAFGRLGVDAVPSALQRTDVIVVAAVLFVVELVADKVPYVDSAWDAVHTVVRPVVGAAIAALLAGDAGSLEQAVMAATGGGSALASHLVKAGLRAAVNTSPEPASNVVVSTGEDLTVAGVVSLAVLNPWVSAVLAMTLLVVGAVLVTLLWRRIRRARRRWRGWRRRRWGDAPRTPAT
- a CDS encoding carotenoid biosynthesis protein gives rise to the protein MTVRERTRAPRASHGRRRAGLHAGSVALAVATVLAQIAYPLTEGEPLRLLTIATVLLFAAASVLHAVASRGPRWGLGLLVVAGGIGLAAESVGVRTGLPFGDYSYADTLGPKLLDVPVIVPLAWVMMAYPSLLLGRRLSRAAARRGRTRTPSGSVTVATGALCLAAWDLFLDPQMVAAGHWAWHDPHPALPGVPGVPVSNYLGWLLVAFVMVAALHVLLPARPRASEDVPGALLAWTWAGSVLGNAVFFDRPAVAVWGGAAMGVVVVPYLYSWWDGRP
- a CDS encoding glycosyltransferase family 2 protein; translation: MTPPAAGPLHRAARRLTWVSSAAAVALTAHSVWNARQLRRPPRPAGAPAEWVSVLLPVRDEAHRLEPTLRALMRALDACEHRAELVVLDDESTDGTAELVREVCGHDVRVRLVTGEPTPKGWLGKPWACAQLAAQASSLSSVLVFVDADVVVAPDAICATVAQLREADLDLVCPYPRQEARGWGERLVQPLLQWSWLTTLPLRLAERSPRPSLVAANGQLLGVDRATYDRAGGHAAVRADVLDDVALLRAVKAAGGRGGVTDGTQLATCRMYDGWNQVEAGYTKSLWRAFGSPAGGVAVASGLAAVYVWPAIAALAGSPVGALGYAAGVAGRVVTGRRTGARVWPDALAHPASVALFGWLTARSVRLHRRAALRWKGRPLP